A stretch of the Actinoalloteichus fjordicus genome encodes the following:
- a CDS encoding inositol monophosphatase family protein, which yields MAHQGEDEHRIPSASPAELRRIAIEVAGNAAELARSLRGGPSVYSGGVETKSTSTDVVTEADRAAERLLRDELALRRPGDAILGEEEGGGTPEPDRLCWVLDPIDGTVNYLYGFPWFGVSVAAQLGGRSVAGAVVEPMTGRVWSAALGEGAELNGVALHVSAATRIELSLVATGFAYSVDRRERQARAVAALLPRVRDIRRAGAASLDLCAVAAGWVDGYVEHGLNRWDWAAGALIAEEAGAIVRLPVEPETADGMPADLMFAAAPGIADQLWKTIGDAGFARV from the coding sequence GTGGCACATCAAGGAGAAGACGAACATCGGATTCCATCGGCGAGCCCGGCTGAGCTGCGTCGCATCGCGATCGAGGTGGCGGGCAACGCGGCCGAGCTGGCCCGGAGCCTGCGAGGCGGTCCGAGCGTCTACTCGGGCGGGGTGGAGACCAAGAGCACCAGCACCGACGTCGTGACCGAGGCGGATCGGGCCGCCGAGCGACTGCTCCGGGACGAGCTCGCCCTGCGCAGGCCCGGCGATGCGATCCTCGGCGAGGAGGAGGGCGGCGGCACCCCGGAGCCCGACCGGCTCTGCTGGGTCCTCGATCCGATCGACGGCACGGTCAACTACCTCTACGGCTTTCCCTGGTTCGGGGTCTCGGTCGCCGCGCAGCTGGGCGGGCGGTCGGTGGCGGGCGCGGTCGTCGAGCCGATGACCGGGCGGGTCTGGAGCGCCGCGCTCGGGGAGGGGGCCGAGCTGAACGGTGTGGCGCTCCACGTCTCCGCCGCCACGCGGATCGAACTCTCGCTGGTGGCCACGGGCTTCGCCTACTCCGTGGACCGCCGCGAGCGGCAGGCACGGGCGGTCGCGGCTCTGCTGCCCAGGGTGCGCGACATCCGCCGAGCAGGCGCGGCCTCGCTCGATCTGTGCGCGGTCGCGGCGGGCTGGGTGGACGGATATGTCGAACACGGGCTCAACCGGTGGGACTGGGCGGCGGGCGCCCTGATCGCCGAGGAGGCAGGCGCGATCGTCCGACTGCCGGTGGAGCCCGAGACGGCGGACGGCATGCCTGCCGATCTCATGTTCGCCGCTGCCCCCGGCATCGCCGACCAGCTCTGGAAGACCATCGGCGACGCGGGATTCGCGAGGGTCTGA